From Treponema sp. OMZ 787:
TATAGTTGCCTGTATCGAGCCTATGGGACAGCCGAACAAAGCTCCCGGACATGAGTAACAGTTTAGAACCGGCATACAGACTTTTTTCATGGGCCCTTTATAAATTTGACCCTTTAAAAAGCCTGTCAGGTTTCCGTTTAATGCCATCATTCCAAGGGCTTGAATTGCATGGCGTTTTTTATTAAGAGTTTTTTGTTTAGCCAATTCCTATGCACTCCATACAGATATTTACTGCCTTTTTAAGTACTACCGCGACTTCTCCGCGGTATATCCCGATAATTATAAAAGCTGATGCTGCAATAATAACAAGGATTGCCGCTATCTTATTTTTCATATAAGCTCCCATTTTTTATAATTGCTATTCTTAAATGTTTATTTGCTCACATTTATCCAAGAGACCGCCCTTGAGGCTTTCTCAAGTTCTTCAACATTCATTCTGACAGCCGTATTTTTGGTACCCGCTGCAGGATAGACCGTTTCCAGATTTTTTATAGATTCATCGATGTAGACAGGGACCTCGGTCTTTAAGCCGAAGGGACAGACACCTCCTGCAGGATGTCCGATAAAGGTTAAAAGCTGTTCTTCATTCATCATCTTCGTTTTGCAATGAAAGGCCTTTCTGAATTTTGCATTATCTATGCGGGCAGAGCCTGCAAGAAGGATGATTATAGGCTCTTCTTTTACCATAAAGGCTAGGGTTTTTACGATAAACTCGGGGGCACAGCCTACAGCCTCAGCCGCAAGATCTACGGTTGCACTTGAGGTATCGAATTCTATAATCCTGTCTTCCAATGAAAACAGTCTTAAATGTTCTCTTGCTTCTTTTAATCCCATTTATTTCCTCCTTAAAAGATAAACAAAAAAAGGGCCTCCGACTAGAGCCATTAATGTGCCGACCGGTAATTCTATCGGAGCCGCTATTGTGCGGGCAAAGGTGTCGGCGATGAGCAAAAATATTCCTCCGTTTAATATTGAAAGGGGTAAAAGATATTTGTAGTTTGGGCCTGTGATAAGCCGCACAATGTGGGGAATTACAAGGCCTACAAAGCTTATGACCCCTACAAGGGATGTGGAAATAGCCGCCAAAAATGAGGCCGTGAGCGAAATTAGAATTCGGCTCCTTGTGATGTTTAAGCCTAGGCTGCCTGCCTTTTCGTCTCCGAATAAGAGGAGGTTGGCGGGGCGTATGGCTGCAAGGGCAGCGGCAAGGCCTATGAGGGAGTAAGGCAAAATGAGTTTTACATCGTACATGCTGCGGCCCGAAAGGTTTCCGCTAAGCCAGAGCATAATGTTTTGAATCTTGTCGCTGTTTAAGATTGTGATAAGGTAACTTACTCCCGCAAAAAAAGCATTGACCGCAACACCTGCCAAAATAAGTCGGACGGTTTTTACTCCGCCCTTCCATGCCAAAAGGTAAACCAAGACTGCCGCACCCATTGCTCCTATAAATGCAAAGAGGGGGGCTGCCGTAACAAATTGCGGAAAAATCAAGAGGGCCAGTAAGAGGCCTAACTTTGCTCCGCTCGAAATGCCTATTATTCCGGGGTCGGCCAAGGGGTTTTGAATAACCGCTTGGAGAAGAACGCCTGAAGCGGCAAGGTTTGCGCCTACGATGAGGGCTAAAATAATCCTTGGAATTCTTATATCCCAAATAATTATTGTAAAATCTGAAGCTTCATTAAAAAATATGATTTTTATTATTTCATTGACAGGAATCTTTGTGCTGCCGAAATAGATTGCGGCCAAAACGGATAGTGCCAGAAGAACACAGGAAATAAAGAGAAAGATGAGCATTTTTCTTCGGCGTTCTTCCAGCATTTTTTTACCTTTTGGAATTTAGTTTTCGGTTTCTCCGTAGATTATTTCTTTTAAATTCTCGACAGCATTCATTATTCTGATATTTCGTGAAACGGTATATAAATTACTGTCCAGGTCGTAGATTTTGTCTTCTTTTACGGCCTTTACCTTCTGCCAAATTTCGTTTTTTGCAAACTCGGTTCTAAGGCTTTCGGCTGTGTCTTCGGCCTTTGTGTGGGTCAATCTTATGATTACGTCGGGCTGATGTTTTACGATTTCTTCTATGTTTATGGGAACATAGGTTTTGTCGAAGTTTCCGATATCGTTTGCGATGTTGTGAATCTTCAAAACTTCCATTAAGCTTCCCGTATAGCAGAGTTTTGTTCCCATCATCAATTTTTTGGGAGAACCTAAAAGCATCAATACCTTGGGGCTTTTTTTGCCGTGAACGGAGCGGCGTACCTCAAGGGTTTTCGCTTCGATGGTTTGAATTACATGCTCTGCTTCTTTTTGTTTTGATGTCAGCTTGCCTAAGTGCCTGATTGTGTTTAAACAGGCTTCATAGGAATTTAAATCGACATATTCCGTTTTTATGTTTTGGTTTTGAAAAAGCTTATCCAAGGTAGGTTTTGAACCCAGAGAGGCGAGATAAATGTCGGCATTTAATCTTTTGAGAACTTCAAGATCCGGCTGCATGGGCTTTCCGATTTTTTCGGTTTTGGCATAAAGCTCAGGCATAGGATGCCGGCTTGAAGGAACGCCTACAACATTTTTATAGCCGAAGTCGTCTAAAATTTCGACTATGGACATGGTGCCTGCAATAACACGCGGCCCTGCTTCAGCTGTTGTACGGTCGGGTAAATCCTTTTTATCCTGCTTGCCGGAAGATTCTTTTGTGCATCCGGCTGCAAATAAAATTAAAGCAAAAATAATAATAGATGTAATTCTTTTCATAGGGAGGTATTCTAATGCTATAGGAAAAAAAAATCAAGCCCGGCGGAAACCCGGAATACCCTTACAAAACCCGCCGATATATGATATAATACAACAGGTGAGGAAACGGCTATGAGTGGTTCAAACAGGAAATACAAAGACTCGGTCTTTGTCGATTTGTTCAGTGAAGACGAAAAAGCAAAAGAAAACTTTTTGTCGCTCTATAATGCCTTGCATAATACCAAGCTTACGGCAATAGAGCGGTTAAAAAATATCAGGCTTGATCAGGTTCTCTATATGACATTTTATAATGATGTGTCTTACCTAGTTGATAACAAAATAATAATTTTAGCAGAGCATCAGTCTACTATCAACCCGAATATGCCTTTGCGCTGTCTTGAATACATCAGCCGCCTGTATGAGACACTTTTTGAATCAAAAGAAAAATACAGCCGTAAACTCTTAAATATTCCTACTCCGGAGTTTTATGTTTTTTATAACGGTGAGGAAACCTATCCTTCCGATAAAACTCTGAAACTTTCAGATGCTTTTATCGAAAAAGTTTCATTGCCTAATCTTGAATTAACCGTTAATGTAATAAACATAAATCGGCAAAACCGTCACCCTTTATTGGAAAACTGTAAACCGATGCAGGAATACAGTATATTTGTGGAAACGGTAAGGAAATGGAAAGAAACAGATCCAAAAAACGGCTTTGAAAAGGCCGTTGAAGAATGTATAGCAAACAATATTTTGCGTGAATACCTAAAACGCAAGACCAAGGAGGTAATCAATATGCTGCTAGCCGAATATGATTATGAAACAGATATAGCCGTACAACGTGCAGAAGAACGGGAAATAGCTTTCGCCGAAGGTACATATCAAAAAGCAATTGAAACGGCAAGACTGATGAGATATGAAAATCTTGGCATTGATCTAATTTCAAAGGTTACGGGACTTTCTAAGGAAGAAATAGACTCACTATAAGAATCGATATGCCGTTAGTCAAATATGATTATGAAAATCTTGCGGACGCAAAGGCGGCCTTCTTACTAAAGATACCTTTAAAACCTTTGCATCCTTCGCGAGCTTTGCGGTTAAGTTAAAAAACGGCAATTTATGGAGAACTTTCTATTTCTTTTTGAGATGAAGTTCCGGTAAGTTCGGCTTGGAATCTCGAACCAAGGCTGCCTTGTTTTCGTTTTGGATTTCTTGGTAGATTTCTTCACGGAAAACCTTGACTGAAGCCGGCGCATCCACTCCGATTTTTACCTGATCGCCCCGAATGTCGATTATGGTGATTTCTATATCGTCGCCGATAAGGATTTTTTGGTTTGTTTTACGGGAAAGTATGAGCATCAGTTCCTCCCCGCCGCATTCAATTCGGCAAGAATATCGTGTTTGGTATTCCATTTTCCGTCATTTAAGACAGCCTGAAAAGCCTTTTTATTTTTTTTGTTTATGATGAGAGGACCCTGCAGGTTTGCGGTAATGGGACCTCCCGCAGGCGGAATGGTAACAAGGGCAAAAACCAAGAGGTCTGTAGGAGACTCTGCTTCAATAGGTTTTAAAAGCTCATCATCTATATCCAGCTCATAATCCGGCCTAAACAAAAAGGGATCTATAACGATGAAGGCCAAATTTTGATCATCAAGGGATTGAACCCAAAAGAAAGGCTCCTTATCGGAATCCAACAAGGCATATTTATGAAATTCTTCAAATCCGTAAAATCCGTCAACCAATTCAATTATCTGTTCATCTTGAATTTCAACAAGCCCCATAGCTTTTGTCTTAATTTCCATCTTAAATTCCATCCTATCGTAAGTAGTTTAAAAGAGAATCTCTGTAAAGCCTTCCCAATACGCTTAAAGAAGCTTGATGAGTGTGTTCAAACATCTTTAAGTCGGTTATCGCCTTTGTAATGTCAAGGTCGGCTTCCCGAGATTCTGCTGCAGTTACATTTAATGTCTGCGTGTCGATTCGAGCCAATATGACCTCAGCCCTTGCATACTTGGAACCTGTTTCGGCCATCCTTGTAGTAAGATTGTGTATACCCTCATCTAGGCTTCCCAAAATCTTTCCGCCCAAGGCTTCTTGATCTCCCGAAAGAAAGGCATCTCGCACTGCAATTGCTGCATCAAAAATAGAGCCTCCCGAAACGCGTACCGAATTTGCCAAATTATAGGGAGGTCTTTGCTCGGCCTTTATCAAGCCCAGTTCCGATAAAACCGTGCTTCCTTCGGCATCTCTTAGCCAAAGCTGGCGTGCATCGGTGGTTGTTAAGTTTAAACCGCTTGTAATTGGGTCTAGACTTGCCTTTACGGCTGCTCCCGAATCGTTTATCTTTGAGATGATTGCATGAACATTGTCTCCTGCAATTAAGGGAATTTCAACCCCGTCAACCTCTATGCTTGTGTCTTCCTTTATGACAAAGTTACGGGCATCAGTTTCAGAAATAAGAATTTGCTGTTCGGCCCAAAATACCCTGTTTCCGGCCTGATCTGCTCTCATAAAAGAAAGCTCGTCGGTTTCTATTTCTTTTGAATCGATTGTGCCGTTATATCTAACCTGAGTTATAAGGGCTGAACCTGCTCCGTCCACATCTCCCATTACGGTTTCAAAGGGCTCGGTAAAGCTCTTGGTTCCAGAAAAAACTCTGACTCCGTCGGAATTGACAGCATTTCCGTTTTGGACTAGTTCTTTTAAAAGTTCATCAGCTTCGGCTGCCATGTCCTTTAAGTCGTCCGGAGTATAGGTTCCGTTTGCTCCCTGTACGGAAAGCTCCCTTAAACGGTGAATAACTTGGAGAGAGTTATTCATGTAGGTTTCGGCAGACATATATTGATCGCGCAGAGTTTTTGTGTTTTTTTCGAACCTTTCGAGGCGGGCCAGGAAGGACTTGTACCTTACCGAGTGGCCTGCAGAAACAGGGTCATCCCTAAGTTGGGTTATCTTTCGTTGAGACTGAATCTGATTGTTCAGATTGTGAAGCCTCGACTCCTGATTGCGCATCGAAAAATTGCTGTCCGTATGCTGAATATTTGTACTAATTCTTTTCATCATATTTTACTCCAAAAAGGCTAAACGCCCAGTCTGTTTATGACGGTATCGATCATTTCGTTGATGACCGAAACAAACCTTGCAGATGCATTATATCCGTGCTGGAATTTGATAATATCCGATAGTTCTTCGTCTATGTTTACGCCCGACACGGAATCCCGCATATCGTGTAATTCTTTTACGATAGCAATCTGTGTGTTTAGACTCATTTCTGCCTGCTCGCCTTTTAGACCGATTTCGGTTACTGTGTCGGCAAAAAAGTCGTCAAAAGTAGCTGAGCGGCCTACCATAACAGGTGTATTTCTGATTGCGGCTATTGCAAGGGCAGCCCTATTGTCTCCCGGATAGGCGACCCCTTCAGGCCCCTTATAGCCTGAGGCGATATTCTGTATATCGCTTTTGATTACCGGATTCATTTCCATCCAGCCTGAAGGATGGGCTATGGGAGAAACCGCATATTGGGCTCCGGCCAATACGTCAACAGCGTTTGCCCTTCCCCAGTCATAGGCGCCTTCCGGCCCTGCCTGAGAAAGCACGCCCGAATAGCCTGCCAAAAATCTTCCCGAATCCTCGATATGGCGGATAACAAAGTCGGGGTTTTCCTTGTCGAGGCTGGTCATACCCTTTAAAACAAGTTTATTGTTTTGGTCGAGGTAGGCTGCCACCTCGGAACCGGATCTGTTGATTCTTTCTACAAGGTCCGAAACCATATCCGTCGAATAATAGGGAACCTGTACAAGGCCGTCTCCTGAAGAAAGGGTCAAAGTTCCTTCCAATCCTATTTGTTCGCGCGGATCAAGGGTGTTTGTGCCCGTAATTCTAAAAATATAGGAAGAATCCTCTTCTCCATCTCCGTTTCTGTCAAAGTTACCGAGGGTATTGTTTATAAAGTATTGCTCTTTAAAAAAGTCGATGCCTGTTTTGCCGTTGGGGCTCATGGCATTTCTGTGGACATCGTTTACCAGATCGACAAAGTTCATTGTCATGGTATCGAGTTTTCTGATTTCGTCCCGAATATCCCCGTCCCTTAGCTCTATCAAGGCTGCCAGTTTTCCCGATTCAAAATGAGCCAAGTTTCCGGAATCTGACCAAACCACATCAGCATATTTATCGTTTTCCATTGAAGGCTTAAAGTCGAATGTTCTATGAGTCCTTCCCTGTACTATTTCCAAACCGGCGGTATGAATTACATAGGTTTCGTCTTCATCCCTCTTATCTACGGAAATATCTATGAGCGAAGCAAGTTTTTCGGTTAAAAGGTCTCTTTTATCCATTAAATCGTTGGGATTGTCTCCCATAGCCTTAACCTTAACTATTTCTTCGTTTAGTTTTGCGATACGGCCCGTTATATCGTTTACCTGCTTTACGGTTGCTTCTATATCGCCGTGAGCCATGTCCCTTATGCCCTGTAAGCCCTTAAACTGATGATGAATGGCATCGGTTAAGGTTTCAGTCCGGGTACGCACAACCTGACGGGCTGCATCCGACTCAGGGTAGAGAGATAACTCCTGCCATGCTTCCCAAAATTGATCCATCCGGCTTCTGACCGAAATATCTTCGGGTTCGTTATGAACTTGCTCCAAAAGGGCTATATAAGAATTTCTCGTTTCCCAATAACCTAGGTCATCTGTGGTGCCTATTATTCTTGTATCTATAAGCTCATCCCTTAAACGGGTAATCGAACCTATGGTAACTCCCTGTCCTATTTGTCCCGGAGTTTCGGCTCTTGATAAATCGGGCCTGTAAATGGGCTCAAAGGCATCAAGGTTTACCCTCTGCCTCGTATATCCCTTTGTTGATGAATTCGAAATGTTATGGCCTGCCGTTTGAATCGACTGCTGGTGAGCAAAAAGACTCCTTTTTCCTAATTCTATTGCATCAAATGCCGCCATCTATAACCCCCTTATTTCTATAAGACCTCATTTAAAACGAGGCTCGTTATTTCCGTATTAACCCGCTTTCCTTCAGCTGTATAACACTTACCGTTTCTTTCTTCCGAAATAATATCGACCACACCCTTAACCAAGGCTTGAGCGTGTGAAACATAATTTGAAAAGACATCATTTTCTATCTTAGAATAGAAAATTTTTTCTTTTAATTTTTCGTATAAAGAATCTATTGTTTTTTTATCTGATGAGTTAAATTGTTTTGTTTGAATGTAAAAATCGAATTCTTGAGAATTATCCTCATCAGCCTGTAAAAGTCCATATAGTTTCTTATCCAAATTTGAAAATTTTACGGAGGCCTCATTTAAGGAACTCAAATTTTTTTCACTTTCCTGCCAGTTCCGGTCCAAAACTCCTTGGTACATAGCTTTTTGTAACTTATAGATATTATCTATCAAATCGATTTGTTCATTTAAAATGCTCTTTATGTCTGCTGCAATCGAATGTTTTTCCATAACAATCTACTCCTCAGAACCAGTATCGGCATATATAAAAAAAGCATTAGAAATCTTTTTGTTTGATTTTATATAAAGAAGTAAAATTTTAGTTGACGCAAGGCTAAAATAAATGTATTATGGATATTATGAAAAAGATTGTTTATTTTTTAGGCTTATGCCTTGTTTTAGTTTTAGCCGGTTCATGTGCTTCCGCACCTGAAACAAAGCCTTCTCCCGTTGTTGAAACTCCTGTACCGCAAGCAAAACCTCAGCAGGTTAAAAAGCCCGCTGTTGTTGAAAAGCCTGTAGAAAAGGCACAACCAAAGGTTGAAACACCTAAACCTGCCGATGAAGAAGTTGTAGCCCAATTTGAAGGCGTTTCGATTACCAAAAAGGACAAGGAGGTAGCAAAGTCCGAGATTGAAGAGGTTGTAAAAAAATTAAACGAGATAACTGCAAAAAAGGATTACGGACGCTGGAGATACTGGCTTTCGACAGAGTATATAAAAGAGTTTTCAAAGCCTGATGTTTTGAAAAAGACTAGCGAAGGTCTGCCTGCTGCTTTTAAAGGAAAGCAGTTAAAAAGCATTGAAGATTACTTCTATTATGTGTTTGTTCCTTCAAGACAAAACGGAAGAGTAGACGATATTGCCTATTTAACTCCTACAAAGGTTCAGGTTTTGATGATGACGGCTACAAAGGCTCTTATATTTTATAATCTTGAAAAAATAGATGACAGATGGCTTTTAGTGCCTTAAAACTTATAATCGGTTTGATATAATTTTAATCAAATTTGACTAAGTTGACTAAAAATAACATTAAAAATCAAAAAAGCCGATTTTACTACTTGACTTTACAATGAAAATGATTGAAAATAAAGGTATATGTACCAAACTAAGGGGGTAATTGGAAATGCGACGAAAGTCTTTAATTTTTATAATGATGATATTATTGTTGGGATCAGCCCTTGTCTTTGCACAAGATAAAAATTCCGAATCGATGATGACTGTTGAAGAGGCTTATCTTAACTCAATGGAAGGAGTAATCCTCAAAGAAATGGTTCTTAATGAAGGACGAGATTCTAAGTTTGTAGCCTTACAGGTAGTTGAAGAAGCTATTGACGGCGGAAGGGTAACCCCCGAATTGCAGGAAGCTCTTGATTCTCTTGCCACTGTAGGTCTTACCTCTATTGTACGCGAAAACGGAAGAGTTGCAAACAACTATCCCGATGTCAGAAGAGAAGCATGCCGCCTTTTAGGAAAGGTTAAAAATGAACAGGCTAAGAAGTCTCTTATGACCGTTATGTACACCGATAATGAGCCGATAGTAATAATGGAAGCCGTTAAATCCTTAGGTGAATTAGGTTATAACAATAATGACGAAGTTGTAGACATGATAAACTTTATCAACCGCAAATTCGACATTATTAACCCGCAAAGCTCCTTGGCTCTAGAAGTTCTTAACGCTTATGAAAAATTGGCTCCCAATGTAAAAGATAAGAGGGGCATGACTGAAAGTATTTTGAGAATCGCCAATAACTTTAACTACATAACCCCGGTAAGAAACAGGGCTATGGAAGTATTAAAATCAATAATGGGCGGACAAAACAAAAACTAATTTTTAGTAATAATAAAATGAAAGAGCTTATTTTAGCTTCTGAATCACCCAGACGAAAAGAGATACTCGATTCGCTGGGTGTTTTATTTTGTATTAAACCCTCAAATTTCGATGAATCTTCAATAAATGAAACAGATCCGGTAAAAAAGTGTATTTTAACTGCAAGAGGAAAGGCTGAAAGCCTTTTTAAATCTTTGCCGCAAAACGATGGAGCTGAACCTCAAAAGCTTATTCTTGCAGCCGATACCCTCATTTTTACCGAAGATACAACAATTCCAAACGCAAAAATCATCTTCGGTAAGCCTAAAAACGAATGTGAAGCCCAAATGATGCTTAAAAGCCACTCAGGAAGAGCTCATTTTGTTGTGAGTGCAATCTGCCTTCTTGACTGTGAAACGGGCCTTATAAGCGAAAAACAGAATATCTCTAAGGTTTTTTTTAAGCCCCTTTCCGATAAGGAAATTTCTGCCTATCTTAAAACGGAAGAATGGAAAGATGCTGCCGGAGGCTATAAAATTCAAGGGAAAGGCTCTTTTTTTATCGATAAAATCGAAGGCTCTTATACCGGTATCGTCGGCTTGCCTGTCAGGGAATTGTATGAGCTTTTGTCCGAAAAAAGCTTTATAAACCTGTTTTAAGCTGCCCAACCTCTGTACAAAATCTTAAAAAAAATATATAATAACTCCATGCCGTTTTTTACGGTAAATATCCGGAAGGATGTCCGGCGCGGCTTCCCTTTGAGGCCGCTGATGACCGGTAATCTGTTCCGAGAAATAGAGAAGGAAGGAGCTTTTTAGCTCCAAAGGAGAATCACATGGCAGT
This genomic window contains:
- a CDS encoding CD1871A family CXXC motif-containing protein, coding for MKNKIAAILVIIAASAFIIIGIYRGEVAVVLKKAVNICMECIGIG
- a CDS encoding YbaK/EbsC family protein, with product MGLKEAREHLRLFSLEDRIIEFDTSSATVDLAAEAVGCAPEFIVKTLAFMVKEEPIIILLAGSARIDNAKFRKAFHCKTKMMNEEQLLTFIGHPAGGVCPFGLKTEVPVYIDESIKNLETVYPAAGTKNTAVRMNVEELEKASRAVSWINVSK
- a CDS encoding iron ABC transporter permease, coding for MLEERRRKMLIFLFISCVLLALSVLAAIYFGSTKIPVNEIIKIIFFNEASDFTIIIWDIRIPRIILALIVGANLAASGVLLQAVIQNPLADPGIIGISSGAKLGLLLALLIFPQFVTAAPLFAFIGAMGAAVLVYLLAWKGGVKTVRLILAGVAVNAFFAGVSYLITILNSDKIQNIMLWLSGNLSGRSMYDVKLILPYSLIGLAAALAAIRPANLLLFGDEKAGSLGLNITRSRILISLTASFLAAISTSLVGVISFVGLVIPHIVRLITGPNYKYLLPLSILNGGIFLLIADTFARTIAAPIELPVGTLMALVGGPFFVYLLRRK
- a CDS encoding ABC transporter substrate-binding protein: MKRITSIIIFALILFAAGCTKESSGKQDKKDLPDRTTAEAGPRVIAGTMSIVEILDDFGYKNVVGVPSSRHPMPELYAKTEKIGKPMQPDLEVLKRLNADIYLASLGSKPTLDKLFQNQNIKTEYVDLNSYEACLNTIRHLGKLTSKQKEAEHVIQTIEAKTLEVRRSVHGKKSPKVLMLLGSPKKLMMGTKLCYTGSLMEVLKIHNIANDIGNFDKTYVPINIEEIVKHQPDVIIRLTHTKAEDTAESLRTEFAKNEIWQKVKAVKEDKIYDLDSNLYTVSRNIRIMNAVENLKEIIYGETEN
- a CDS encoding Rpn family recombination-promoting nuclease/putative transposase, whose amino-acid sequence is MSGSNRKYKDSVFVDLFSEDEKAKENFLSLYNALHNTKLTAIERLKNIRLDQVLYMTFYNDVSYLVDNKIIILAEHQSTINPNMPLRCLEYISRLYETLFESKEKYSRKLLNIPTPEFYVFYNGEETYPSDKTLKLSDAFIEKVSLPNLELTVNVININRQNRHPLLENCKPMQEYSIFVETVRKWKETDPKNGFEKAVEECIANNILREYLKRKTKEVINMLLAEYDYETDIAVQRAEEREIAFAEGTYQKAIETARLMRYENLGIDLISKVTGLSKEEIDSL
- the csrA gene encoding carbon storage regulator CsrA encodes the protein MLILSRKTNQKILIGDDIEITIIDIRGDQVKIGVDAPASVKVFREEIYQEIQNENKAALVRDSKPNLPELHLKKK
- a CDS encoding flagellar assembly protein FliW; protein product: MEIKTKAMGLVEIQDEQIIELVDGFYGFEEFHKYALLDSDKEPFFWVQSLDDQNLAFIVIDPFLFRPDYELDIDDELLKPIEAESPTDLLVFALVTIPPAGGPITANLQGPLIINKKNKKAFQAVLNDGKWNTKHDILAELNAAGRN
- a CDS encoding flagellar hook-associated protein 3 — translated: MMKRISTNIQHTDSNFSMRNQESRLHNLNNQIQSQRKITQLRDDPVSAGHSVRYKSFLARLERFEKNTKTLRDQYMSAETYMNNSLQVIHRLRELSVQGANGTYTPDDLKDMAAEADELLKELVQNGNAVNSDGVRVFSGTKSFTEPFETVMGDVDGAGSALITQVRYNGTIDSKEIETDELSFMRADQAGNRVFWAEQQILISETDARNFVIKEDTSIEVDGVEIPLIAGDNVHAIISKINDSGAAVKASLDPITSGLNLTTTDARQLWLRDAEGSTVLSELGLIKAEQRPPYNLANSVRVSGGSIFDAAIAVRDAFLSGDQEALGGKILGSLDEGIHNLTTRMAETGSKYARAEVILARIDTQTLNVTAAESREADLDITKAITDLKMFEHTHQASLSVLGRLYRDSLLNYLR
- the flgK gene encoding flagellar hook-associated protein FlgK is translated as MAAFDAIELGKRSLFAHQQSIQTAGHNISNSSTKGYTRQRVNLDAFEPIYRPDLSRAETPGQIGQGVTIGSITRLRDELIDTRIIGTTDDLGYWETRNSYIALLEQVHNEPEDISVRSRMDQFWEAWQELSLYPESDAARQVVRTRTETLTDAIHHQFKGLQGIRDMAHGDIEATVKQVNDITGRIAKLNEEIVKVKAMGDNPNDLMDKRDLLTEKLASLIDISVDKRDEDETYVIHTAGLEIVQGRTHRTFDFKPSMENDKYADVVWSDSGNLAHFESGKLAALIELRDGDIRDEIRKLDTMTMNFVDLVNDVHRNAMSPNGKTGIDFFKEQYFINNTLGNFDRNGDGEEDSSYIFRITGTNTLDPREQIGLEGTLTLSSGDGLVQVPYYSTDMVSDLVERINRSGSEVAAYLDQNNKLVLKGMTSLDKENPDFVIRHIEDSGRFLAGYSGVLSQAGPEGAYDWGRANAVDVLAGAQYAVSPIAHPSGWMEMNPVIKSDIQNIASGYKGPEGVAYPGDNRAALAIAAIRNTPVMVGRSATFDDFFADTVTEIGLKGEQAEMSLNTQIAIVKELHDMRDSVSGVNIDEELSDIIKFQHGYNASARFVSVINEMIDTVINRLGV
- a CDS encoding HEAT repeat domain-containing protein produces the protein MRRKSLIFIMMILLLGSALVFAQDKNSESMMTVEEAYLNSMEGVILKEMVLNEGRDSKFVALQVVEEAIDGGRVTPELQEALDSLATVGLTSIVRENGRVANNYPDVRREACRLLGKVKNEQAKKSLMTVMYTDNEPIVIMEAVKSLGELGYNNNDEVVDMINFINRKFDIINPQSSLALEVLNAYEKLAPNVKDKRGMTESILRIANNFNYITPVRNRAMEVLKSIMGGQNKN
- a CDS encoding nucleoside triphosphate pyrophosphatase, which gives rise to MKELILASESPRRKEILDSLGVLFCIKPSNFDESSINETDPVKKCILTARGKAESLFKSLPQNDGAEPQKLILAADTLIFTEDTTIPNAKIIFGKPKNECEAQMMLKSHSGRAHFVVSAICLLDCETGLISEKQNISKVFFKPLSDKEISAYLKTEEWKDAAGGYKIQGKGSFFIDKIEGSYTGIVGLPVRELYELLSEKSFINLF